The Geotalea uraniireducens Rf4 genome window below encodes:
- a CDS encoding efflux transporter outer membrane subunit — MRRLFMLALAASLTGCMMGPDYRRPVVDIPQSFQYEDKDARDTVNTPWWQQFQDPVLDGLIAEALANNKSVKIAAANIEQAAGVLTQTRAPLFPQVSYAGSASRQRVSETNATPFPDGVSNPFNSLQLFGGVTWELDLWGRVRRLSESARASMFASLEARRGVILSLVASVAGDYLQLRGLDEQLVIAKRNLSAYAESVKLFELQFQYGQISQLNVEQARTQYETAASTIPQLESQIVQLENALSILLGRNPGPIARGKTIYELVFPAVPAGLPSQLLERRPDIAQAEQNLIAANALIGAAKALYFPTISLTGSYGYESEDLSKLFRGPSRAWSFAGSFTGPIFTAGAISGQVHQSEAGQDAALISYEAAIQSAFADVENALIIREKLAGQIQAQERLVKASREYERLAKLQYDGGYAPYLTVLSAQQQLFPAELTLAQLRASVFTSYANLYKAMGGGWVTEADRMTGGQTAAVPAPAGANEANKPGQPASPLAGK, encoded by the coding sequence ATGCGCCGACTCTTTATGCTGGCACTTGCCGCCTCCCTGACCGGCTGCATGATGGGCCCGGACTACCGTCGGCCGGTCGTGGACATACCGCAGTCCTTCCAATATGAAGACAAGGATGCCCGGGATACCGTGAATACCCCATGGTGGCAGCAGTTCCAGGACCCGGTGCTCGACGGGCTCATCGCCGAAGCGCTCGCCAACAACAAGAGCGTGAAGATCGCCGCGGCCAACATCGAGCAGGCTGCCGGCGTGCTCACCCAGACCCGCGCGCCACTCTTTCCCCAGGTCAGCTATGCCGGCAGTGCCTCCCGCCAGCGAGTCAGCGAAACCAATGCCACACCTTTCCCGGACGGCGTCTCAAACCCCTTCAATTCGCTGCAGTTGTTTGGCGGTGTCACCTGGGAGCTCGACCTGTGGGGCCGCGTCAGGCGGCTCTCGGAATCGGCCCGCGCAAGCATGTTCGCCTCCCTGGAGGCGCGCCGCGGCGTGATACTCTCCCTGGTCGCCTCGGTGGCGGGCGATTATCTGCAACTGCGCGGCCTCGACGAGCAGCTGGTAATCGCCAAACGCAATCTCTCCGCCTACGCCGAATCGGTCAAGCTCTTCGAGCTGCAGTTCCAGTATGGCCAGATATCCCAGTTGAACGTCGAGCAGGCCCGCACCCAGTACGAGACCGCGGCCTCGACCATCCCGCAGCTCGAATCGCAGATCGTGCAACTGGAGAATGCCCTGTCTATTCTCCTTGGCCGCAACCCGGGACCGATCGCGCGGGGTAAGACGATCTACGAACTGGTGTTTCCCGCCGTTCCGGCCGGCCTCCCGTCACAGCTCCTGGAACGCCGTCCGGATATCGCCCAGGCAGAACAGAACCTGATCGCCGCCAATGCCTTGATCGGAGCGGCCAAGGCCCTCTATTTCCCGACCATCAGCCTGACCGGCAGCTACGGCTATGAGAGCGAAGACCTTTCCAAGCTCTTCCGGGGTCCGTCCCGGGCCTGGAGCTTTGCCGGGTCGTTCACCGGGCCGATCTTCACCGCCGGAGCGATCTCCGGCCAGGTGCATCAGTCTGAGGCGGGGCAGGATGCCGCGCTCATCAGCTACGAGGCGGCGATTCAGAGCGCATTTGCCGATGTGGAAAATGCGCTGATCATCCGCGAGAAGCTTGCCGGGCAAATCCAGGCCCAGGAGCGGCTCGTGAAGGCGAGCCGGGAATACGAGCGACTGGCCAAGCTCCAGTACGACGGCGGCTACGCGCCCTATCTCACCGTTCTCAGTGCGCAGCAGCAACTCTTTCCCGCCGAACTAACCCTTGCCCAGCTGCGCGCATCGGTCTTCACCTCCTATGCCAACCTCTACAAGGCGATGGGAGGGGGTTGGGTGACGGAGGCGGACAGGATGACCGGCGGGCAGACCGCCGCTGTCCCTGCGCCGGCGGGCGCGAACGAGGCGAACAAACCAGGTCAGCCGGCAAGTCCGCTGGCGGGTAAGTGA